The Lentzea guizhouensis genome contains a region encoding:
- a CDS encoding bifunctional MaoC family dehydratase N-terminal/OB-fold nucleic acid binding domain-containing protein yields MTDIEKAAAKIAEQGECAPRLARDPVNLPMIRNWLEAIGDEHPGYTEVAPPAMVQVWTMAGLHGQRTLDDPLGAMMRILDEAGFTSVVATNSDQTYHRYLEVGEQLAVTTRLEDVTGPKKTALGEGWFVTTRSTWYVGDEPVAEMRFRVLKFRPAEKPAATQEAPKAQAIRPSVNRDTEYFWEGTKQGELRIQRCGGCGLLRHPPGPMCPECGATKPKYLVSDGRGIVYSYVVHHHPQVPGKQTPFVIALVELDEGVRMLGELDGEPGVGLPVEVVFTEVDDDLTMFGWRPRADR; encoded by the coding sequence GTGACCGACATCGAAAAAGCCGCGGCCAAGATCGCGGAACAGGGTGAGTGCGCACCGCGGCTCGCCCGCGACCCGGTGAACCTGCCGATGATCCGCAACTGGCTGGAGGCCATCGGCGACGAGCACCCCGGCTACACCGAGGTTGCGCCACCGGCCATGGTGCAGGTGTGGACGATGGCCGGTCTGCACGGTCAGCGCACCCTGGACGACCCGCTCGGCGCGATGATGCGGATCCTCGACGAGGCCGGGTTCACCTCGGTCGTCGCCACGAACAGCGACCAGACCTACCACCGCTACCTCGAGGTCGGCGAACAGCTCGCGGTGACGACCCGGCTGGAGGACGTGACCGGGCCGAAGAAGACCGCGCTGGGCGAGGGCTGGTTCGTCACCACCCGCAGCACCTGGTACGTCGGCGACGAGCCGGTCGCCGAGATGCGCTTCCGGGTCCTGAAGTTCCGCCCGGCCGAGAAGCCCGCAGCAACACAGGAAGCACCGAAAGCGCAGGCCATCCGGCCGTCGGTCAACAGGGACACCGAGTACTTCTGGGAAGGCACCAAGCAGGGTGAGCTGCGCATCCAGCGGTGCGGCGGCTGCGGCCTGCTCCGGCACCCACCCGGCCCGATGTGCCCGGAATGCGGTGCCACGAAACCGAAGTACCTGGTCTCGGACGGCCGCGGGATCGTCTACAGCTACGTCGTGCACCACCACCCGCAGGTGCCCGGCAAGCAGACCCCGTTCGTGATCGCGCTGGTCGAGCTGGACGAGGGCGTGCGGATGCTCGGCGAGCTCGACGGCGAACCCGGCGTCGGGCTGCCCGTCGAGGTCGTGTTCACCGAGGTCGACGACGACCTGACGATGTTCGGCTGGAGGCC
- a CDS encoding acyl-CoA dehydrogenase family protein, with amino-acid sequence MFIDLTTGQRRLRDELREYFATVMSQQERDAMLTERHGTVYRDLVRRLGTDGWLGVGWPTEYGGRGFGEVEQQIFVNEAARADVPLPYVTLQTVGPTLQRYGTQEQKDFFLPRILKGDLHFAIGYTEPEAGTDLAALKTRAVRQDDHYVVNGQKIFTTGGHDADYVWLAVRTGKPEERHKGITILIADTEDPGYSWTPIITCDGAHHVNATYYSDVKVPAGMRVGEENKGWRLITTQLNHERVMLGPSGRIGAQLERVLDWARQRDLLAEPDVHRALAEVKVVHRVNELLNWQVAAQEVEVADASATKVFAADRTQRVGRLLEEVVSRHGDPAEPETAELTRWLDVQARRNLVLTFGGGVNEVQKELIASIGLGLPRVVR; translated from the coding sequence ATGTTCATTGACCTCACGACCGGGCAGCGCAGGCTGCGCGACGAGCTGCGCGAGTACTTCGCCACCGTGATGTCGCAGCAGGAACGCGACGCCATGCTCACCGAACGGCACGGCACCGTCTACCGCGACCTGGTGCGCAGGCTCGGCACCGACGGCTGGCTCGGCGTCGGCTGGCCCACCGAGTACGGCGGGCGCGGGTTCGGCGAGGTCGAACAGCAGATCTTCGTCAACGAAGCCGCCCGCGCCGACGTGCCGTTGCCGTACGTGACGCTGCAGACCGTCGGACCGACGCTGCAACGCTACGGAACCCAGGAGCAGAAGGACTTCTTCCTCCCGCGCATCCTCAAGGGCGACCTGCACTTCGCCATCGGCTACACCGAACCCGAGGCCGGCACCGACCTCGCGGCGCTCAAGACCAGGGCCGTCAGACAAGACGACCACTACGTCGTCAACGGCCAGAAGATCTTCACCACCGGTGGCCACGATGCCGACTATGTGTGGCTGGCGGTCCGCACCGGCAAGCCCGAAGAGCGCCACAAGGGCATCACCATCCTGATCGCCGACACCGAAGACCCCGGCTACTCCTGGACGCCGATCATCACCTGCGACGGCGCGCACCACGTCAACGCGACCTACTACAGCGACGTGAAGGTGCCGGCCGGCATGCGGGTCGGCGAGGAGAACAAGGGCTGGCGGCTGATCACCACCCAGCTCAACCACGAGCGCGTGATGCTCGGCCCGTCCGGCCGGATCGGCGCGCAGCTGGAACGCGTGCTCGACTGGGCGCGGCAACGCGACCTGCTCGCTGAACCCGACGTGCACCGGGCGTTGGCCGAGGTCAAGGTCGTGCACCGGGTGAACGAGCTGCTCAACTGGCAGGTCGCCGCGCAGGAGGTGGAGGTCGCGGACGCCTCCGCCACCAAGGTCTTCGCCGCCGACCGCACCCAACGCGTCGGCCGTCTGCTCGAAGAGGTCGTGAGCCGCCACGGCGACCCGGCCGAACCGGAGACCGCTGAACTCACCCGCTGGCTCGACGTCCAGGCCAGGCGCAACCTCGTGCTGACCTTCGGCGGCGGTGTGAACGAGGTGCAGAAGGAACTGATCGCGTCCATCGGGCTGGGACTACCGAGGGTGGTGCGGTGA
- a CDS encoding acyl-CoA dehydrogenase family protein produces MPIATTDEHRALRDSVSAARGKWEDLVRVGFFEVLREGGDAVDLAVMVEKAAELLVPGPLLPTALASAIVPGFDGTAGFGFDTEHVIGATEATHLLVKADHWMLVPAERATVTARDALDLTRSLGSVQVHAEGEPTTDPTDLAVTLMVAEASGIAQWCLTTAVEHAKHREQFGRAIGSFQAVKHLCVEMLCRAEQVASVAWDAATAVDDPDEHPLAAAVAATVALDAAVRNAKDCIQVLGGIGFTWEHDAHRYLRRALSLRQLAATVNWRRRTAELALTGVRRQHRVQVATDPEVRRFAEEIADLDQQEQRKRLADSGYLVPHWPHPYGQDASPERQLVIDDEFARAGVRRPDLIIGAWAAPTILRYGTEEQQERFVWPTLRGELTWCQLFSEPEAGSDLASLRTKATRTEGGWRLTGQKVWTSLAHQADWAICLARTDTSAPKHKGITYFLVDMRSTGIDVRPLREITGEARFNEVFLDDVFVPDDCVVGAVDGGWRLARTTLADERVAMGRGSSLGEALEQVLAAAPEPSDRLGALVAQGLAVSLLDLRAGLRQLNGQEPGAESSVRKLVGVRHRQDVAEFAMELSGGLVQSRETHEFLLTRCLSIAGGTTQVLMNLAGERILGLPRES; encoded by the coding sequence ATGCCGATCGCCACGACCGACGAGCACCGGGCACTCAGGGACAGTGTCAGCGCGGCCCGCGGGAAGTGGGAGGACCTGGTCCGCGTCGGGTTCTTCGAGGTGCTGCGCGAGGGTGGCGACGCCGTCGACCTCGCGGTGATGGTCGAGAAGGCCGCCGAGCTCCTCGTGCCGGGGCCGTTGCTGCCCACGGCACTGGCCAGCGCGATCGTCCCCGGTTTCGACGGGACGGCCGGGTTCGGCTTCGACACCGAGCACGTCATCGGCGCCACCGAGGCCACCCACCTGCTGGTCAAGGCGGACCACTGGATGCTGGTCCCGGCGGAACGGGCGACGGTCACCGCCAGGGACGCCCTCGACCTGACCCGGTCGCTCGGATCGGTGCAGGTCCACGCCGAGGGCGAACCCACGACCGATCCCACCGACCTGGCCGTTACGCTCATGGTCGCCGAGGCCAGCGGGATCGCTCAGTGGTGCCTCACCACCGCCGTCGAGCACGCGAAGCACCGCGAGCAGTTCGGCCGGGCCATCGGGTCGTTCCAGGCCGTCAAGCACCTGTGCGTCGAGATGCTCTGCCGGGCGGAACAGGTGGCGTCGGTCGCCTGGGACGCGGCCACCGCGGTCGACGACCCCGACGAGCACCCGCTCGCGGCGGCGGTCGCGGCCACCGTCGCGCTCGACGCCGCGGTGCGCAACGCCAAGGACTGCATCCAGGTCCTCGGCGGCATCGGCTTCACCTGGGAGCACGACGCCCACCGCTACCTGCGCCGCGCGCTCTCCCTGCGGCAGCTGGCCGCAACTGTGAACTGGCGGCGGCGCACGGCCGAGCTGGCGCTCACCGGGGTACGGAGGCAGCACCGGGTCCAGGTCGCGACCGACCCGGAGGTGCGCAGGTTCGCCGAGGAGATCGCCGATCTCGATCAGCAAGAGCAGCGCAAGAGGCTGGCGGACAGCGGATACCTCGTGCCGCACTGGCCACACCCGTACGGACAGGACGCCTCGCCGGAGCGCCAGCTCGTCATCGACGACGAGTTCGCCAGAGCCGGTGTGCGGCGGCCTGACCTGATCATCGGTGCGTGGGCCGCGCCGACGATCCTCCGCTACGGCACCGAAGAGCAGCAGGAACGGTTCGTGTGGCCGACCCTGCGCGGCGAGCTCACCTGGTGCCAGCTGTTCAGCGAACCCGAGGCGGGCTCCGACCTGGCCTCGTTGCGCACCAAGGCGACCAGGACCGAGGGCGGCTGGCGGCTGACCGGGCAGAAGGTCTGGACGTCGTTGGCACACCAGGCCGACTGGGCGATCTGCCTGGCCCGCACCGACACCTCCGCGCCGAAGCACAAGGGCATCACGTACTTCCTCGTCGACATGAGGTCCACGGGCATCGACGTGCGGCCGCTGCGGGAGATCACCGGCGAGGCCAGGTTCAACGAGGTCTTCCTGGACGACGTCTTCGTGCCCGACGACTGCGTGGTCGGCGCGGTCGACGGCGGCTGGCGGCTCGCCCGCACCACACTGGCCGACGAACGGGTCGCCATGGGCCGGGGCTCGTCGCTCGGCGAGGCACTGGAACAGGTTCTGGCCGCGGCTCCGGAACCGTCGGACCGCCTCGGCGCACTCGTGGCCCAAGGACTGGCGGTGTCCTTGCTGGACCTGCGCGCCGGACTGCGGCAGCTCAACGGGCAGGAACCCGGCGCCGAGTCCAGCGTCCGCAAGCTCGTCGGGGTGCGGCACCGGCAGGACGTCGCCGAGTTCGCGATGGAGCTCTCCGGCGGACTGGTGCAGAGCCGGGAGACCCACGAGTTCCTGCTCACCAGGTGCCTCAGCATCGCCGGCGGCACCACCCAGGTCCTGATGAACCTCGCAGGCGAACGGATCCTCGGCCTACCCAGGGAGAGTTGA
- the kstR gene encoding cholesterol catabolism transcriptional regulator KstR — translation MAGDELSSAAQRERRKRIVDATIALASKGGFDAVQMRAVADRADVALGTLYRYFPSKIHLLVSSLAVELERAQEKMDRAAIPGDTPYDRVLFVLGRITRGLQRNPHLTEAMTRAFTFADASAGAEIDRVALLMETMFTRAMTAEEPTDEQKAIARVISDVWLSNLVAWVTRRATATDVANRLELTVRLLLA, via the coding sequence ATGGCAGGCGACGAGCTCAGCTCGGCCGCCCAGCGCGAGCGCCGCAAGAGGATCGTCGACGCGACCATCGCGCTGGCGTCCAAGGGCGGGTTCGACGCCGTCCAGATGCGCGCGGTGGCCGACCGGGCAGACGTCGCCCTGGGCACCCTCTACCGCTACTTCCCCTCCAAGATCCACCTGCTCGTCTCCAGCCTCGCCGTGGAACTGGAACGCGCGCAGGAGAAGATGGACCGCGCCGCCATCCCCGGCGACACGCCCTACGACCGCGTGCTGTTCGTCCTCGGCCGCATCACCCGAGGCCTGCAACGCAACCCGCACCTCACCGAGGCCATGACCCGCGCCTTCACCTTCGCGGACGCCTCGGCCGGCGCGGAGATCGACCGGGTCGCGCTGCTGATGGAGACCATGTTCACGCGCGCGATGACGGCGGAGGAGCCGACGGACGAGCAGAAGGCGATCGCGCGGGTGATCAGCGACGTGTGGCTGTCGAACCTGGTGGCGTGGGTGACGCGGCGGGCGACGGCGACGGATGTGGCGAACCGGTTGGAGCTGACCGTGCGGTTGCTGCTGGCCTGA
- a CDS encoding LacI family DNA-binding transcriptional regulator codes for MKQRASLRDIAAETGVSVATVSRVLNDHVNVAPRTRDLVLQAVERRRQAPVQRTVYVRCPYVLSDYFGLIVSSIAETLKLHGVRLLLDAGESAQHTEALRGLPGQEDVHGAILILPPEEGDELVALARAGFPFVVVDPRTPPPPDIASVSAAHSAGARAVADHLISLGHRDIAVIAGPSEWLAGDARLAGHRSALAAAGVLLSTDRLRCIEPTTAEGRRAALELLALDPRPTAVVCFNDKVAVGTMQAARSLGLKVPEDVSVVGFDDIDLSEATDPPLTTVRQPLQEMGSIAVSQLMRMLDGHRPEALHIELATTLVVRESTAAI; via the coding sequence ATGAAACAACGGGCCAGCCTCCGCGACATCGCCGCCGAGACCGGCGTCTCGGTCGCGACCGTCTCACGCGTGCTCAACGACCACGTCAACGTCGCCCCGCGTACCCGTGACCTGGTCTTGCAAGCTGTGGAACGCCGTCGGCAAGCTCCCGTGCAACGAACCGTGTACGTGCGTTGCCCGTACGTCCTCAGCGACTACTTCGGCCTGATCGTCTCCTCGATCGCGGAGACCCTGAAGCTCCACGGCGTGCGCCTGCTGCTCGACGCGGGGGAGTCCGCGCAACACACCGAGGCGTTGCGCGGCCTGCCCGGCCAGGAGGACGTCCACGGCGCGATCCTCATCCTCCCGCCAGAGGAGGGCGACGAGCTGGTGGCGTTGGCACGGGCCGGTTTCCCGTTCGTCGTCGTCGACCCGCGCACACCACCACCGCCGGACATCGCCTCCGTGTCGGCCGCCCACTCCGCCGGCGCCCGTGCTGTGGCCGACCACCTGATCTCGCTGGGGCACCGGGACATCGCGGTGATCGCCGGTCCCTCGGAGTGGCTGGCCGGCGACGCACGCCTGGCCGGTCACCGCTCGGCGCTGGCCGCCGCGGGGGTGCTGCTGAGCACGGACCGGTTGCGCTGCATCGAACCCACGACCGCTGAGGGCCGCCGGGCGGCGTTGGAGCTGCTGGCGCTGGACCCGCGGCCGACCGCGGTGGTGTGCTTCAACGACAAGGTCGCGGTAGGCACGATGCAGGCGGCGCGGTCACTCGGGCTGAAGGTGCCGGAGGACGTGTCGGTGGTGGGGTTCGACGACATCGACCTCAGCGAGGCCACGGATCCGCCGCTCACGACGGTGCGGCAACCGTTGCAGGAGATGGGCAGCATCGCGGTCAGCCAGCTGATGCGGATGCTCGACGGGCACCGGCCGGAGGCGTTGCACATCGAGCTGGCGACGACGCTGGTGGTGCGGGAGTCGACGGCCGCGATCTGA
- a CDS encoding discoidin domain-containing protein: MRTTAIVALVLGLTAVPTAEASSTPEARVWVTTPDRAALLHERPRVAFGTAQSAHPTIVVDPDRGYQTVDGFGASITDSSAEVLHGLSPAVRAETMRKLFDPKSGIGVSFLRQPVGSSDFTAAAEHYTYDDVPAGQTDFALKHFSIRHDEAKILPLLREAKRLNPRLKVMATPWSPPAWMKTGDSLVGGRLKDDPKIYDAYARYLVKFVQAYTRAGVPIDFLSVQNEPQNRTPDAYPGTDMPVADQLKVIEALGPKLRVASPRTKILAYDHNWATHPNDGTAEADYPFQVLRDKAARWVAGTAYHCYYGDPSAQTALHDAFPDKGIWFTECSGSKSVTDPPEKVFSDTLRWHARNVVLGTTRNWARSVVNWNIALDSTGGPHNGGCGTCTGLVTAHPDGSVSTDAEYYTIGHLAKFVQPGARRIASTSFGTTGWNGQVMDTAFRNPDGSTALVVHNENDDPRTFAVNVGDRTFEYTLPGGALATFTWPAHHKLRDKLDFVPLTGATATASLGKDAALAVDDDASTRWSSEAAQAAGQHLQVDLGRNRDFRRVAIDSGGNLGDYARNWQLEVSRDGTTWRTVASGRGTGQLTNIDVRTSARYLRITSTGAASNWWSIADIRLYR; the protein is encoded by the coding sequence ATGAGAACAACCGCGATCGTGGCTCTGGTGCTCGGCCTGACCGCCGTGCCGACGGCGGAGGCGTCCAGCACGCCCGAAGCACGCGTGTGGGTGACCACCCCGGACCGGGCTGCGCTGCTGCACGAACGCCCGCGCGTCGCGTTCGGCACGGCGCAGTCGGCGCACCCGACGATCGTGGTCGACCCCGACCGCGGCTACCAGACGGTCGACGGGTTCGGCGCGTCGATCACGGACTCGAGTGCCGAGGTGCTCCACGGCCTGTCCCCCGCCGTGCGCGCGGAGACCATGCGCAAGCTGTTCGACCCGAAGAGCGGCATCGGCGTGAGCTTCCTGCGCCAGCCCGTCGGGTCGTCCGACTTCACCGCTGCCGCCGAGCACTACACCTATGACGACGTGCCGGCCGGGCAGACCGACTTCGCGCTCAAGCACTTCAGCATCCGCCACGACGAGGCGAAGATCCTCCCGTTGCTGCGTGAGGCGAAGCGGCTCAACCCACGGCTGAAGGTCATGGCCACGCCGTGGAGCCCGCCCGCGTGGATGAAGACCGGCGACTCGCTCGTCGGCGGCCGGCTCAAGGACGACCCGAAGATCTACGACGCCTACGCGCGCTACCTGGTCAAGTTCGTCCAGGCCTACACGCGGGCGGGCGTGCCGATCGACTTCCTGTCCGTGCAGAACGAACCGCAGAACCGCACGCCCGACGCCTACCCCGGCACCGACATGCCGGTCGCCGACCAGCTCAAGGTCATCGAGGCGCTCGGGCCGAAGCTGCGCGTCGCCAGCCCGCGCACGAAGATCCTCGCCTACGACCACAACTGGGCCACGCACCCCAACGACGGCACCGCCGAGGCCGACTACCCGTTCCAGGTCCTGCGCGACAAGGCCGCGAGGTGGGTCGCCGGCACCGCCTACCACTGCTACTACGGCGACCCGAGCGCACAGACCGCGTTGCACGACGCGTTCCCGGACAAGGGCATCTGGTTCACCGAGTGCTCCGGCTCGAAGAGCGTCACCGACCCGCCGGAGAAGGTCTTCAGCGACACCCTGCGGTGGCACGCCCGCAACGTCGTGCTCGGCACCACCCGCAACTGGGCGCGCAGCGTCGTCAACTGGAACATCGCGCTCGACAGCACCGGCGGCCCGCACAACGGAGGCTGCGGCACCTGCACCGGCCTCGTCACCGCGCACCCGGACGGCTCGGTCAGCACCGACGCCGAGTACTACACGATCGGCCACCTCGCGAAGTTCGTGCAGCCCGGCGCGCGCCGCATCGCCAGCACGTCGTTCGGCACCACCGGCTGGAACGGCCAGGTCATGGACACCGCCTTCCGCAACCCCGACGGCTCCACCGCACTGGTGGTGCACAACGAGAACGACGACCCGCGCACCTTCGCCGTCAACGTCGGCGACCGCACGTTCGAGTACACGCTGCCCGGCGGCGCGCTCGCCACGTTCACCTGGCCCGCGCACCACAAGCTCCGCGACAAGCTCGACTTCGTGCCGCTCACCGGTGCCACCGCCACCGCCTCGCTCGGCAAGGACGCCGCGCTCGCCGTGGACGACGACGCCTCGACCCGCTGGTCCAGCGAAGCGGCACAAGCGGCAGGCCAGCACCTGCAGGTGGACCTCGGCCGCAACCGCGACTTCCGCCGCGTCGCGATCGACAGCGGCGGCAACCTGGGCGACTACGCCCGCAACTGGCAGCTGGAGGTCAGCCGCGACGGCACGACCTGGCGCACCGTCGCAAGTGGACGGGGCACCGGCCAGCTGACGAACATCGACGTCCGCACGAGCGCACGCTACCTGCGGATCACCTCCACCGGTGCCGCGAGCAACTGGTGGAGCATCGCCGACATCCGGCTCTACAGATAA